The Methylobacterium currus genome contains a region encoding:
- a CDS encoding multidrug effflux MFS transporter, producing MASSASGGASPVETIRAEPGWAGPGFVEFVALMALMMGLTAVTIDSFLPAFPAIQRDFAVADPNRLQLLVYVYMLGFGTAQLLYGPISDGTGRRPALIAGIGIYLAGSVLAMVAPSFEVLLLARAIQGVGGAAGRVLAVAIVRDRYEGRDMARVMSFCMMVFLIVPILAPSLGGAVLFAGSWRLIFGVMLALALVTLAWFGTRLPETLHPAFRRPVSARAIGAGIGVTVRTRVSFGYATALGLTTGCIMGYVGSAQAVFDTGLYHLGPLFPVAFALIAGAMGVATLINARLVRRLGMRRLAHAGTLGLFLAACLQLALILAFAGKPPLWLLIVTLAACQFLMSFAMPNFNALAMEPLAAIAGTASSFIGFYTTLLAAFCGLLVGQSFDGTVTPLALGYWALSSLALAMVLWTERGRLFGSGVR from the coding sequence ATGGCGAGCAGCGCGAGCGGCGGAGCGAGTCCCGTCGAGACCATTCGGGCCGAACCGGGTTGGGCCGGTCCAGGCTTCGTCGAGTTCGTCGCCCTGATGGCCCTGATGATGGGCCTAACCGCCGTCACCATCGACAGCTTCCTGCCGGCCTTCCCGGCGATCCAGCGCGACTTCGCGGTGGCGGACCCGAACCGGCTGCAATTGCTGGTCTACGTCTACATGCTGGGCTTCGGCACCGCCCAGCTTCTCTACGGGCCGATCTCGGACGGGACCGGGCGGCGCCCGGCCCTGATCGCCGGCATCGGCATCTATCTCGCCGGCAGCGTGCTCGCCATGGTGGCGCCGAGCTTCGAGGTGCTGCTCCTCGCCCGCGCCATCCAGGGCGTCGGGGGCGCGGCGGGGCGCGTGCTCGCGGTGGCGATCGTGCGCGACCGTTACGAGGGGCGCGACATGGCCCGGGTGATGTCGTTCTGCATGATGGTCTTCCTCATCGTGCCGATCCTCGCGCCCTCGCTGGGCGGCGCGGTCCTGTTCGCTGGCAGCTGGCGGCTGATCTTCGGCGTGATGCTGGCGCTGGCGCTCGTCACCCTGGCCTGGTTCGGCACGCGGCTGCCCGAGACCCTGCACCCGGCCTTCCGCCGTCCTGTCTCGGCCCGGGCGATCGGGGCGGGTATCGGCGTCACCGTGCGCACCCGCGTCTCGTTCGGCTACGCCACGGCGCTGGGCCTCACCACCGGCTGCATCATGGGCTATGTCGGCTCGGCACAAGCCGTGTTCGACACCGGCCTCTATCATCTCGGGCCGCTCTTCCCGGTCGCCTTCGCGCTGATCGCCGGAGCGATGGGCGTCGCGACGCTGATCAACGCGCGCCTGGTGCGCCGCCTCGGCATGCGGCGGCTCGCCCACGCGGGCACGCTCGGCCTCTTCCTCGCCGCCTGCCTCCAGCTCGCCCTGATCCTGGCCTTCGCAGGCAAGCCGCCCCTGTGGCTCCTGATCGTCACCCTGGCGGCGTGCCAGTTCCTGATGAGCTTCGCGATGCCGAACTTCAACGCCCTGGCGATGGAGCCCCTGGCGGCGATCGCCGGGACCGCCTCGTCGTTCATCGGCTTCTACACTACGCTGCTCGCCGCGTTCTGCGGCCTCCTCGTCGGCCAGTCCTTCGACGGCACCGTCACCCCGCTCGCGCTCGGCTACTGGGCCTTGAGCAGCCTCGCCCTCGCCATGGTGCTGTGGACCGAGCGCGGCCGGCTGTTCGGCAGCGGAGTCCGGTAG
- a CDS encoding sensor domain-containing diguanylate cyclase: MTLTVDDNAMRQREPDLTGRLDRLLRFDDFVEARHEAEHGRARVAGLLRLIPVGMIIYNVYNLTSFSLTPDIAGLSIVIRLLIVTPMALVIAGLIAHVGPTAREALVLAGMMVGVAGPILFFWLTQAPLGNYTFAESILVVIYGNVLIAMRFRHALAFSIVAFACAVLAVDTKAGLDPTLREVFCLQFATACAFSLYANFRMEELRCREYLRTLAAQLASEAAEEARRLYQGLSGTDALTGLPNRRVLDETAEAWFAEERPAALMMIDVDHFKPFNDTLGHPAGDACLRRVAAVLATFVQGPGTLPDILAARFGGEEFAFIVRDVGAPEAVRLGAALVRAVEALGIGHPGRPDGHGVVTVSVGIALKGAGAACDREALFASADTALYRAKRLGRNGYALAEDRTGTAPPWVAAISTSA, from the coding sequence GTGACCTTGACTGTCGACGACAACGCCATGCGCCAGCGCGAGCCGGACCTCACCGGGCGCCTGGACCGGCTGCTGCGATTCGATGACTTCGTCGAGGCCCGACACGAGGCTGAGCACGGCCGGGCCCGCGTCGCCGGGCTGCTGCGGCTCATCCCGGTCGGGATGATCATCTACAACGTCTACAACCTCACCAGCTTCTCGCTCACCCCGGACATCGCCGGACTGAGCATCGTGATCCGCCTGCTGATCGTGACGCCGATGGCGCTGGTGATTGCCGGGCTGATCGCCCATGTCGGGCCGACCGCTCGCGAAGCGCTGGTCCTGGCCGGCATGATGGTGGGCGTCGCGGGTCCGATCCTGTTTTTCTGGCTGACACAGGCGCCGTTGGGCAACTACACCTTCGCCGAGTCGATCCTGGTCGTCATCTACGGCAACGTCCTGATCGCGATGCGCTTCCGCCACGCGCTCGCCTTCTCGATCGTGGCATTCGCCTGCGCCGTCCTCGCCGTCGACACCAAGGCGGGCCTCGACCCGACCCTGCGCGAGGTGTTCTGCCTGCAATTCGCGACCGCCTGCGCGTTCAGCCTCTACGCCAATTTCCGCATGGAGGAACTGCGCTGCCGCGAGTACCTGCGGACCCTGGCGGCGCAGCTCGCCTCCGAGGCGGCCGAAGAGGCGCGCCGGCTCTATCAGGGGCTCTCGGGCACCGACGCCCTCACCGGGCTGCCGAACCGCCGCGTCCTCGACGAGACTGCCGAGGCCTGGTTCGCCGAGGAGCGCCCCGCCGCCCTGATGATGATCGACGTCGATCACTTCAAGCCGTTCAACGACACCCTCGGGCATCCCGCGGGCGATGCCTGCCTGCGCCGGGTGGCGGCCGTGCTGGCGACCTTCGTGCAGGGTCCCGGCACCTTGCCCGACATCCTGGCCGCCCGCTTCGGCGGGGAGGAGTTCGCCTTCATCGTGCGCGACGTCGGCGCGCCGGAGGCGGTCCGGCTCGGCGCCGCCCTGGTGCGCGCCGTCGAGGCGCTCGGCATCGGTCATCCGGGACGTCCGGACGGGCACGGCGTCGTCACCGTCAGCGTCGGCATCGCCCTCAAGGGCGCCGGTGCCGCGTGCGACCGGGAGGCGCTGTTCGCGTCGGCCGACACGGCGCTCTATCGGGCCAAGCGCCTGGGCCGGAACGGCTATGCCCTGGCGGAGGACCGCACCGGCACGGCGCCCCCATGGGTGGCGGCGATCTCGACCTCCGCCTGA
- a CDS encoding carbonic anhydrase gives MDNIVQGFTQFREQVFPSQRSVYQRLVHDGQKPKALVISCADSRVVPELITQAGPGELFVTRNVGNIVPPFATMMGGVTAAVEYAVMALGVRDIVVCGHSDCGAMKGLLTPGLAETMPSVAAWLRHGEVARKIVCDAYPDDIDDKRRLHALAMENVLAQLNHLRTHPAVASALASGQLTLHGWLFEIETGHLLVYDGDVGRFVVLAEEDTLPVAEAAVAPRLAAAGVATPEARAAE, from the coding sequence ATGGACAACATCGTTCAGGGATTCACCCAGTTCCGCGAGCAGGTTTTCCCGAGCCAGCGCTCCGTCTATCAGCGCCTCGTCCATGACGGCCAGAAGCCGAAGGCCCTGGTGATTTCCTGCGCCGATTCCCGCGTCGTGCCGGAGCTGATCACCCAGGCCGGGCCAGGGGAATTGTTCGTCACCCGCAACGTCGGCAACATCGTGCCGCCCTTCGCCACGATGATGGGCGGCGTGACCGCGGCGGTCGAGTACGCCGTGATGGCGCTCGGCGTGCGCGACATCGTGGTCTGCGGCCACTCGGATTGCGGCGCCATGAAGGGCCTGCTCACTCCCGGCCTCGCCGAGACGATGCCGAGCGTCGCGGCGTGGCTGCGCCACGGCGAGGTCGCCCGCAAGATCGTCTGCGACGCCTATCCGGACGACATCGACGACAAGCGCCGCCTCCACGCCCTGGCGATGGAGAACGTGCTGGCGCAGCTCAACCACCTGCGCACCCATCCGGCGGTGGCGAGCGCGCTGGCCTCCGGCCAGCTCACCCTGCACGGCTGGCTGTTCGAGATCGAGACCGGGCACCTGCTGGTCTATGACGGCGATGTCGGGCGCTTCGTGGTCCTGGCCGAGGAGGACACGCTGCCGGTGGCCGAGGCCGCCGTCGCGCCCCGCCTCGCCGCCGCCGGCGTGGCGACGCCGGAGGCGCGGGCGGCCGAGTAG
- the modA gene encoding molybdate ABC transporter substrate-binding protein, producing MRRIRALRAACLLVAATLALPARAAEPATVFAAASLKNALDEAGKAFTAESGIPVRASYAASSALARQIDQGAPADLFASADLEWMDYLAVRKLIRPETRVNLLANRLVVVAPKDARLSEAAFTPDWFARALGPGGRLATGEVNSVPIGKYAKAAFEKLGLWAQMQPRLAQADNVRAALALVSRGEAPLGVVYESDAKSDPGVKVVAVFPEGSHPPVVYPFAVTAEAKGEGGARFLTYLRSKAARRFFEAQGFTIIGEGASQ from the coding sequence ATGCGCCGCATCCGCGCCCTCCGGGCCGCCTGCCTGCTCGTCGCCGCCACCCTCGCCCTCCCGGCTCGGGCGGCGGAGCCCGCGACGGTGTTCGCGGCGGCGAGCCTGAAGAACGCCCTCGACGAGGCCGGCAAGGCCTTCACGGCCGAGAGCGGGATCCCGGTGCGGGCGAGCTACGCCGCCTCCTCGGCGCTGGCGCGCCAGATCGACCAGGGCGCCCCTGCCGACCTCTTCGCCTCGGCCGACCTCGAATGGATGGACTACCTCGCCGTCCGCAAGCTGATCCGGCCCGAGACCCGGGTGAACCTTCTCGCCAACCGCCTCGTCGTGGTCGCCCCGAAGGACGCGAGGCTGTCCGAGGCGGCGTTCACGCCGGACTGGTTTGCCCGGGCGCTCGGCCCCGGCGGGCGGCTTGCCACCGGCGAGGTCAATTCGGTGCCGATCGGCAAATACGCCAAGGCGGCGTTCGAGAAGCTGGGGCTGTGGGCGCAGATGCAGCCGCGGCTCGCCCAGGCCGACAACGTGCGGGCGGCCCTCGCGCTGGTCTCCCGCGGCGAGGCGCCGCTCGGCGTGGTCTACGAGAGCGACGCGAAATCCGATCCGGGCGTGAAGGTGGTGGCTGTGTTTCCGGAGGGCAGCCACCCGCCGGTGGTCTATCCCTTCGCGGTGACGGCGGAGGCGAAGGGCGAGGGCGGCGCCCGCTTCCTCACCTACCTGAGGAGCAAGGCTGCCCGGCGCTTCTTCGAGGCGCAAGGCTTCACGATAATCGGGGAGGGGGCGTCGCAGTAG
- a CDS encoding glutathione S-transferase family protein, which produces MLLYEHPLSSYAQKVKIALREKGVAFTAELPETFGTGRSDGRFAAANPRTEVPVLVDGDVSIFESTVILEYIEERWPEPPLLPGDPAARAVARMTEEVCDTQYEAVNWGFGEILWFRRATGALADHLRAEAAAQTKVLQDWLTGRLGDAPWFGGERFGWADAAVAPMVNRSAHYGLGPAEGSRLARWHARMCERPSVAETFREFDAAAARMAEAADLYTTGGRRREYRDHRLEWMVKSGGVEVVLAGLRDRTIRFPWPEADLRPAGDAP; this is translated from the coding sequence ATGCTGCTCTACGAGCACCCGCTCTCGTCCTATGCGCAGAAGGTCAAGATCGCCCTGCGCGAGAAGGGCGTGGCCTTCACGGCCGAGCTGCCGGAGACCTTCGGGACCGGCCGGAGCGACGGTCGGTTCGCGGCGGCCAATCCCCGCACCGAGGTGCCGGTGCTGGTCGACGGCGATGTCAGCATCTTCGAATCGACCGTGATCCTCGAATACATCGAGGAACGCTGGCCCGAGCCGCCGCTGCTGCCTGGCGATCCCGCCGCCCGCGCCGTCGCCCGCATGACCGAGGAGGTCTGCGACACCCAGTACGAGGCGGTGAACTGGGGCTTCGGCGAGATCCTGTGGTTCCGCCGCGCCACCGGGGCGCTCGCCGACCATCTGCGCGCTGAAGCCGCGGCACAGACGAAAGTGTTGCAGGACTGGCTGACCGGCCGCCTCGGCGACGCACCGTGGTTCGGGGGCGAGCGTTTCGGCTGGGCCGACGCGGCGGTGGCCCCGATGGTCAACCGCTCGGCGCATTACGGGCTCGGCCCGGCGGAGGGCAGCCGGCTCGCGCGCTGGCACGCCCGGATGTGCGAGCGCCCCTCGGTCGCGGAGACCTTTCGGGAGTTCGACGCGGCGGCGGCCCGGATGGCGGAGGCCGCCGACCTCTACACCACCGGGGGACGCCGGCGGGAATACCGCGACCACCGCCTCGAATGGATGGTGAAGTCCGGCGGCGTCGAGGTGGTGCTGGCGGGCCTGCGCGACCGCACCATCCGCTTTCCCTGGCCGGAGGCCGACCTTCGGCCCGCGGGCGACGCGCCCTGA
- a CDS encoding TRAP transporter small permease: MHPLRILDRLEEILIASLMAGATLLIFVAVVHRYASGIDALYSITAAIHLSWAQELCIYMFVWMAKFGAAYGVRTGIHVGVDVAVNQLPPAWRNRIVLFGLLCGALFTAIVGTMGARFVYGLVDTDQTTPDLELPSWIVYLAIPLGSYLMCFRFLQVAWSFWRTGELPHHDPGHVEGVVESPHAAQDLAAEEARTGGPAR; this comes from the coding sequence ATGCACCCCCTGCGCATCCTCGACCGCCTCGAGGAGATCCTGATCGCGAGCCTGATGGCGGGCGCGACGCTTCTGATCTTCGTCGCCGTCGTGCACCGCTACGCGTCGGGCATCGACGCGCTCTATTCCATCACCGCCGCGATCCACCTCTCCTGGGCCCAGGAGCTGTGCATCTACATGTTCGTCTGGATGGCGAAGTTCGGCGCCGCCTATGGCGTGCGCACCGGCATCCATGTCGGCGTCGACGTGGCGGTGAACCAGCTGCCTCCGGCCTGGCGCAACCGGATCGTGCTGTTCGGCCTCCTCTGCGGCGCCCTGTTCACCGCGATCGTCGGCACGATGGGAGCGCGCTTCGTCTACGGCCTCGTCGATACCGACCAGACCACGCCGGACCTCGAGCTGCCGAGCTGGATCGTCTACCTGGCGATCCCCTTGGGCTCCTACCTGATGTGCTTCCGCTTCCTGCAGGTAGCGTGGAGCTTCTGGCGCACCGGAGAGCTGCCCCACCACGATCCGGGCCATGTCGAGGGCGTTGTCGAGAGCCCGCACGCCGCACAGGACCTCGCTGCCGAGGAAGCCCGCACCGGAGGCCCTGCCCGATGA
- a CDS encoding TRAP transporter large permease produces MNAAIIFGLLIALMLTGMPISIALGLSVLTFLFTMTTVPIEAVALKLFTGIENFEIMAIPFFILSGNFLTHGGVARRMINFATAMVGHWHGGLGLAGVMACALFAAISGSSPATVVAIGSIILPAMVAQGFPKRFGAGVITTSGALGILIPPSIVMVMYSVATSGAVVFGPDGQRVSSASISTLFVAGVIPGLMLAALLGLTTWYRARKFGYPRMPKATWRDRWVAFRKSVWGLLLIVLVLGGIYSGAFTPTEAAAVSAVYAFVIALFVYRDLTWRDVPRVLLDSANMSAMLLYIITNAVLFSFLMTSEQIPQAMASWITGAGLNWVVFLLIVNLLLLVAGNVMEPSSIVLIMAPILFPIAAKLGIDPVHFGILIVVNMEVGMCHPPVGLNLYVASGITRMGITELTVAVWPWLLTMLIFLVIVTYVPAISLWLPRFLGMM; encoded by the coding sequence ATGAACGCTGCCATCATCTTCGGGCTGCTGATCGCCCTGATGCTCACCGGCATGCCGATCTCGATCGCGCTCGGCCTCTCGGTGCTCACCTTCCTGTTCACCATGACCACCGTGCCGATCGAGGCGGTGGCGCTCAAGCTGTTCACCGGGATCGAGAATTTCGAGATCATGGCGATCCCGTTCTTCATCCTGTCGGGCAACTTCCTGACCCATGGCGGCGTCGCCCGGCGGATGATCAACTTCGCCACCGCGATGGTCGGCCACTGGCACGGCGGCCTGGGGCTGGCCGGTGTCATGGCCTGCGCGCTCTTCGCCGCCATCTCGGGATCGAGCCCGGCCACCGTGGTGGCGATCGGATCGATCATCCTGCCCGCCATGGTGGCGCAAGGGTTTCCCAAGCGCTTCGGCGCCGGGGTGATCACCACCTCGGGGGCGCTCGGCATCCTGATCCCGCCCTCGATCGTCATGGTGATGTACTCGGTGGCGACGAGCGGCGCGGTGGTGTTCGGGCCCGACGGCCAGCGCGTCTCCTCGGCCTCGATCTCGACGCTCTTCGTCGCGGGCGTGATCCCGGGCCTGATGCTGGCCGCTTTGCTCGGCCTCACCACCTGGTACCGCGCGCGCAAGTTCGGCTATCCGCGGATGCCGAAGGCCACGTGGCGCGACCGCTGGGTCGCGTTCCGCAAGTCGGTCTGGGGCCTCTTGCTGATCGTCCTGGTGCTGGGCGGCATCTATAGCGGCGCCTTCACGCCGACCGAGGCCGCGGCGGTCAGCGCCGTCTACGCCTTCGTGATCGCGCTGTTCGTCTACCGCGACCTCACCTGGCGCGACGTGCCGCGGGTGCTGCTCGATTCGGCGAACATGAGCGCGATGCTGCTCTACATCATCACCAACGCGGTGCTGTTCTCGTTCCTGATGACGAGCGAGCAGATCCCGCAGGCGATGGCGAGCTGGATCACCGGGGCCGGCCTCAACTGGGTGGTGTTCCTGCTGATCGTCAACCTGCTGCTGCTCGTCGCCGGCAACGTGATGGAGCCGTCCTCGATCGTCCTCATCATGGCGCCGATCCTGTTCCCGATCGCCGCCAAGCTCGGCATCGATCCGGTGCATTTCGGCATCCTGATCGTGGTCAACATGGAGGTCGGCATGTGCCACCCGCCGGTCGGCCTCAATCTCTACGTCGCGTCGGGCATCACCCGCATGGGCATCACGGAGCTGACCGTCGCGGTCTGGCCGTGGCTCCTGACCATGCTGATCTTCCTCGTCATCGTGACCTACGTCCCGGCGATCTCGCTGTGGCTGCCGCGGTTCCTCGGCATGATGTGA
- a CDS encoding NADPH-dependent FMN reductase, with protein sequence MALVIPVILGSVRQGRSGLRAARYVAGALASRGHEAPVVDPAELALPLLTRMYKEYPKGEAPEPLERLATLLRRSDAFVVVSAEYNHSIPPALSNTLDHFLEEYFWRPSAIVCYSAGRYGGVRAAMQLRAMLGELGTPSIPSLLPIPEIQKALDEEGRPLQPWLERPAGRFLDELTWYAEALRDKRQGGVPY encoded by the coding sequence ATGGCTCTCGTCATCCCGGTCATCCTCGGCTCGGTGCGCCAGGGGCGCAGCGGCCTGCGCGCCGCCCGCTACGTCGCGGGCGCCCTCGCGTCCCGCGGCCACGAGGCGCCCGTGGTCGATCCGGCCGAACTGGCCCTGCCCCTGCTCACGCGGATGTACAAGGAATATCCCAAGGGCGAGGCGCCGGAGCCGCTGGAGCGGCTGGCGACGCTACTCCGCCGGTCGGACGCCTTCGTGGTGGTCTCGGCGGAGTACAACCACAGCATCCCGCCGGCCCTGTCGAACACCCTCGACCACTTCCTGGAGGAGTATTTCTGGCGGCCCTCCGCCATCGTCTGCTACTCCGCCGGCCGCTACGGCGGCGTCCGGGCGGCGATGCAGCTGCGCGCCATGCTGGGCGAGCTCGGCACGCCGAGCATCCCCTCCCTGCTGCCGATCCCCGAGATCCAGAAGGCGCTCGACGAGGAGGGCCGCCCGCTCCAGCCCTGGCTGGAGCGCCCGGCCGGGCGGTTCCTCGACGAATTGACGTGGTACGCCGAGGCGCTGCGGGACAAGCGGCAAGGCGGCGTTCCGTACTGA
- a CDS encoding YybH family protein encodes MSADTAIRHIHEQWHETVTRRDIDGLMALYAEDAVFESPLVRVARPEGGTGILEGRTAIRVFFEDGFRSPENGLGRWYRTNVVLSEGRQLAWEYPRETPDGDQIDLVEMIDLSANGLIAHHRVYWGWVGVGTLSRLLPR; translated from the coding sequence ATGAGCGCAGACACCGCCATCCGCCACATCCACGAGCAGTGGCACGAGACCGTCACGCGTCGCGACATCGACGGGTTGATGGCGCTCTACGCTGAGGATGCCGTCTTCGAGAGTCCGCTGGTCCGGGTGGCCCGGCCTGAGGGCGGCACCGGGATCCTCGAGGGCAGGACCGCGATCCGGGTCTTCTTCGAGGACGGGTTCCGGTCGCCGGAGAACGGCCTCGGCCGCTGGTACCGCACGAACGTCGTCCTCTCCGAGGGGCGCCAGCTGGCGTGGGAATATCCGCGCGAGACGCCCGACGGCGACCAGATCGACCTGGTGGAGATGATCGACCTGTCCGCCAATGGGCTCATCGCCCATCATCGGGTCTACTGGGGCTGGGTCGGGGTCGGGACGCTGTCGCGCCTGCTCCCGCGATAA
- a CDS encoding KpsF/GutQ family sugar-phosphate isomerase, whose protein sequence is MESSNRAESYEPARGAAAGEVVEAAHFSAIRSVRTEAEALVTLARALDHELKAGFGAAVAAIHDIPGRVIVSGIGKSGHIGRKIASTLASTGTPASFIHPSEASHGDLGMITSQDIVIALSWSGETTELGDLISFAKRFAVTLIGMTANPGSTLGQAADILLPLPLVKEACPHNLAPTSSSVIQLALGDALAVALLERRGFSASDFKVFHPGGKLAARLKTVAQLMHAGEEMPLVPRGIRVSEALIAVMGKRFGCAGIVDEGGRLVGMITDGDVRRHMSRGDGHSDLLARRVEEVMTPAPITTTPGTFASAALELMNRSQITALFAVERGRPVGILHIHDILRAGVV, encoded by the coding sequence ATGGAGAGTTCGAACCGGGCTGAGAGCTACGAGCCGGCGCGCGGCGCGGCTGCGGGCGAGGTGGTCGAGGCGGCGCATTTCTCCGCCATCCGCAGCGTCCGCACCGAGGCCGAGGCGCTCGTGACCCTCGCCCGCGCCCTCGACCACGAGCTGAAGGCCGGCTTCGGCGCCGCCGTCGCGGCGATCCATGACATCCCGGGCCGGGTGATCGTGTCGGGCATCGGCAAGAGCGGCCATATCGGGCGCAAGATCGCCTCGACGCTGGCCTCCACCGGCACGCCGGCCTCCTTCATCCACCCGAGCGAGGCCAGCCACGGCGACCTCGGGATGATCACCTCGCAGGACATCGTCATCGCCCTGTCCTGGTCGGGCGAGACGACCGAGCTCGGCGACCTCATCAGCTTCGCCAAGCGCTTCGCCGTGACGCTGATCGGCATGACCGCGAACCCGGGCAGCACGCTCGGCCAGGCCGCCGACATCCTGCTGCCGCTGCCGCTGGTGAAGGAGGCCTGCCCGCACAACCTCGCGCCGACCTCGTCGAGCGTGATCCAGCTCGCGCTCGGCGACGCGCTCGCGGTAGCGCTTCTCGAGCGCCGCGGCTTCTCGGCCAGCGACTTCAAGGTCTTCCACCCCGGCGGCAAGCTCGCGGCCCGGCTCAAGACCGTGGCCCAGCTGATGCATGCCGGCGAGGAGATGCCGCTGGTGCCCCGCGGCATCCGGGTCTCGGAGGCGCTGATCGCCGTGATGGGCAAGCGCTTCGGCTGCGCCGGCATTGTCGACGAGGGCGGCCGGCTCGTCGGCATGATCACCGACGGCGACGTGCGCCGCCACATGAGCCGGGGCGACGGCCACAGCGACCTCCTCGCCCGCCGGGTCGAGGAGGTCATGACGCCCGCGCCGATCACCACGACCCCCGGCACCTTCGCCAGCGCCGCCCTGGAGCTGATGAACCGCAGCCAGATCACCGCCCTGTTCGCGGTGGAGCGCGGACGCCCGGTCGGCATCCTGCACATCCACGACATCCTGCGGGCGGGAGTGGTCTGA
- a CDS encoding helix-turn-helix transcriptional regulator — protein sequence MPSKNGPRPGSDEPLAGATEADDPESEFLAVLGQRVRTMRAVRAMSRKVLSQTSGLSERYIAQLEGGQGNVSIILLRRVALAMGVRLEDLIAAVESPPDWPVVRDLLAKAGPDQVAEAKRVLSGAAAPGEGPTQRVALIGLRGAGKSTLGRILAERMGWTFVELNREIERENGLSVAEIFAIYGQETYRRLEQGALRQLAERPGPMVLATGGGIVAEPVTFDLLLSSFFTVWLKARPEEHIHRVREQAAKGLAQARMPDSDNALREIRAVLMSREPLYARARAVIDTADHTVAETAAELTGLVEGYLGGTRRGA from the coding sequence ATGCCCAGCAAGAACGGACCGCGCCCGGGCTCGGACGAGCCCCTGGCCGGCGCCACCGAAGCGGACGACCCGGAATCGGAGTTCCTGGCGGTCCTCGGCCAGCGCGTCCGCACCATGCGGGCGGTGCGGGCGATGTCGCGCAAGGTTCTGTCGCAGACCTCCGGGCTGTCGGAGCGCTACATCGCCCAGCTCGAGGGCGGGCAGGGCAACGTCTCGATCATCCTCCTCCGCCGGGTGGCGCTCGCCATGGGGGTGCGGCTCGAGGACCTGATCGCCGCGGTCGAGAGCCCGCCGGACTGGCCGGTGGTGCGCGACCTGCTGGCCAAGGCCGGGCCCGACCAGGTCGCCGAGGCCAAGCGCGTGCTCTCGGGCGCGGCGGCGCCCGGGGAGGGGCCGACGCAGCGCGTCGCGCTGATCGGCCTGCGCGGCGCCGGCAAGTCGACCCTCGGGCGGATCCTCGCCGAGCGGATGGGCTGGACCTTCGTCGAGCTCAACCGCGAGATCGAGCGCGAGAACGGCCTGTCGGTGGCGGAGATCTTCGCGATCTATGGCCAGGAGACCTATCGCCGCCTGGAGCAGGGGGCCCTGCGCCAGCTCGCCGAGCGGCCAGGCCCGATGGTGCTGGCGACCGGCGGCGGCATCGTCGCCGAGCCGGTCACCTTCGACCTGCTGCTCTCGTCGTTCTTCACCGTCTGGCTCAAGGCGCGGCCTGAGGAGCACATCCATCGGGTGCGCGAGCAGGCCGCCAAGGGCCTCGCCCAGGCCCGGATGCCCGACAGCGACAACGCGCTGCGGGAGATCCGGGCCGTGCTGATGAGCCGCGAGCCGCTCTATGCCCGGGCCCGCGCGGTGATCGACACCGCCGACCACACCGTCGCCGAGACCGCCGCCGAGCTGACCGGCCTGGTCGAGGGCTATCTCGGCGGCACGCGGCGCGGGGCTTGA